One window from the genome of Malus domestica chromosome 01, GDT2T_hap1 encodes:
- the LOC139191158 gene encoding uncharacterized protein, which yields MASHSKWENPNHPLYLHHSDQPGAILVPQPLVEDNYNTWVQSMSMALTVKNKLGFVDGTINKPSEDNFEKLQQWNRCNNLVKTWLLGSMSKEISGSVINYKDARQMWTDLQERFSHVNIVQLFHVENEIHDCVQSNMSHAVVEQRMR from the exons ATGGCCTCTCATTCAAAATGGGAAAATCCCAACCACCCGCTCTATCTCCACCACTCGGATCAACCTGGTGCAATCCTCGTACCACAACCATTGGTGGAAGACAACTACAACACATGGGTTCAATCCATGAGTATGGCCTTAACGGTCAAGAACAAacttggttttgttgatggaACGATCAACAAACCAAGTGAGGATAATTTTGAGAAGCTGCAGCAATGGAATCGCTGCAACAACTTGGTCAAGACATGGCTACTAGGCTCCATGTCAAAGGAGATTTCAGGGAGTGTCATCAACTACAAGGATGCTCGACAAATGTGGACAGATCTGCAGGAGAGGTTCTCACATGTGAATATAGTTCAGCTGTTCCATGTTGAGAACGAGATCCATGATTGCGTCCAAAGCAATATGAGT CATGCAGTTGTGGAACAAAGAATGAGATGA
- the LOC139191222 gene encoding pheophytinase, chloroplastic-like: MWVSGNWFTLSRWRAISLPSHTGEHGWSLGRRNSAGVIVLATYSADLVRTFPDGIYIFGAFSTGSDEGFSYDQFSRLKLPDLGPFVVAGKELMLYTVVGEEGPATLLVHGYRDNIRAIAEGGNRVWAITLLGFGKSEKPNIEYTELMWAEMLRDFIIEVVGEPAHLVGNSIGGYIISIVARLWPTLVKSVVLINSGGNVIPGYSSVLFAKERRTSVASWLGAKFLLFYLRLTLKDIVKNCYPSKTERVDNWLIDEMLRASYDPGVAVVLESVFSFNLSIPLNYLLDEFKDKVMIIQGMRDPISDSKSTVATLKEHCAGFIVKELDAGHCPHDELPDEVNSIIREWIVNLSSKLPAVSFK, from the exons atgtgggtgtcggggaattggtttaccctatcgcgttggagagcaattagtttaccttctcacactggagagcatggttggtccctcgggagGCGCAATTCTGCg GGTGTAATTGTTCTTGccacctactctgctgatcttgtacggactttcccagatgggatctatatttttggagccttttcTACTGGtagtgatgaaggtttttcttatgACCAGTTCTCCAGGCTgaaactgccggatcttggcccttttgttgtagctggaaagGAGCTgatgctg TATACAGTTGTGGGTGAAGAAGGTCCTGCTACTCTTCTGGTTCATGGTTACCGTGACAACATACGTGCCATTGCTGAAGGTGGAAACCGAGTATGGGCCATCACACTATTAGGATTTGGCAAATCGGAAAAGCCAAATATTGAATACACTGAACTCATGTGGGCTGAAATGCTTAGAGATTTCATTATTGAAGTTGTGGGTGAACCAGCACATCTGGTTGGGAACTCAATTGGTG GTTATATTATTTCAATTGTCGCTCGTCTTTGGCCTACTTTGGTCAAATCTGTGGTTCTTATCAACAGTGGTGGGAATGTTATTCCAGGATATTCCTCTGTGTTGTTCGCCAAA GAGAGAAGAACTTCGGTTGCTTCATGGCTAGGTGCTAAATTCCTTCTGTTCTACTTAAGGTTGACACTCAAGGACATAGTGAAGAATTGCTACCCATCT AAAACAGAGCGAGTCGACAATTGGCTTATTGATGAAATGCTAAGAGCA TCATATGATCCCGGGGTGGCAGTGGTCCTTGAAAGCGTTTTTAGCTTCAATCTCTCAATCCCTCTTAATTATCTCTTGGATGAATTCAAGGACAAAGTTATGATTATACAG GGGATGAGAGATCCAATATCGGACTCCAAGTCAACAGTGGCTACGCTTAAAGAGCATTGTGCTGGGTTCATCGTCAAGGAGTTGGATGCCG GTCATTGCCCGCACGACGAACTGCCCGATGAAGTGAATTCAATTATTCGTGAATGGATAGTGAACCTTAGCAGTAAACTTCCGGCTGTTAGCTTCAAGTAG
- the LOC103439485 gene encoding putative inactive cadmium/zinc-transporting ATPase HMA3 isoform X1: MASTQGKEKPAAIKFQKSYFDVLGLCCSSEVPLIENILKPLEGVKDVSVIVPSRTVIVVHDSLLISQLQIVKALNQARLEANVRVYGAGDIYKKTWPSPYAIGSGVLLVLSFLKYAYRPLGWLALGAVAVGIFPVALKCFASIRNFRFHDINILVIIAVIGTIALKDYTEAASIVFLFTIAEWLQSSAGYRAKAVMSSLMSMAPQKAVLAESGEVVDVDEVKLNTILAVKAGETIPIDGIVVEGKAEVDEKTLTGESFPVAKEKDSTVWAGTINLNGYISVKTTSLAEDCAVAKMAKLVEEAQNSKTRTQRFIDKCAMFYTPAVLVISVSIAVIPAALHVHNWSKWFHLALVVLVSGCPCALILSTPVVTFCTLTKAATSGLLIKGGDYIEILAKVKIMAFDKTGTITRGEFVVMDFQSLRDDISLNTLLYWVSSIERKSSHPMADALVDYGRSFSVKPNPESVEEFQNFPGEGIHGRIDGQDIHIGNRKIALRAACEIVPTIEGSKGGKTIGYIYSGGAPAGVFTISDACRSGAAEALKELKKLGIKTAMLTGDSNAAALHTNEQLKQALEVVQAELLPEDKARIIKEFKMEGNTAMVGDGINDAAALATADVGISMGISGSALAQETGNIILLSNDIRKLPKAVQLARRAKRKVIENVALSITTKASILALGFAGHPLVWAAVLADVGTCMLVIFNSMLLLQGTNKHGGKTSAPHGHKHGSHGHSHSHKSQHCCSDSKPVKACKPQKCSSQKCGSECHPSPLNSSFPCKLKCSDDLHEARHCDETSCIKVSHDLESQNKHNHGCLSHHNLSSCAEGDKLHEAKHCNHSASSLVEIQKLTSKGHCHTTHCGKEHSRNEGDGVHEEKHCNYSAFALHESEKLTSSVHCHSSHCGKEHVRKEGDAIHEPKHCNHSTFSLEESRKLTSTGHCHSTQCGEDHIHNESLGETFATRCDHQHHHNQDKQSAPHHTTTDVVAGCNHTESAATNSCIGSRTAEKEACCSELVAIHACVLEKREVGGCCKSYMKECCGGHGHIGSSFQGCFSEITIE; the protein is encoded by the exons ATGGCTTCTACCCAGGGCAAAGAAAAGCCAGCAGCCATAAAGTTTCAGAAGAGCTACTTTGATGTGTTGGGGTTGTGCTGCTCATCAGAAGTTCCTCTGATAGAGAATATCCTCAAGCCTCTTGAAGGTGTGAAAGACGTTTCAGTGATTGTGCCTTCCAGAACTGTCATTGTTGTCCATGATAGCCTTCTCATTTCCCAGCTTCAAATCG TTAAGGCACTAAACCAAGCAAGGCTAGAAGCAAATGTGAGAGTGTATGGGGCAGGGGACATTTACAAGAAAACGTGGCCAAGTCCATATGCAATTGGTAGTGGCGTGTTACTGGTTCTATCATTTCTCAAGTACGCATATCGGCCATTAGGGTGGTTGGCCCTTGGAGCCGTGGCCGTTGGCATTTTCCCCGTTGCTTTGAAATGTTTTGCGTCTATTCGGAATTTCAGGTTTCATGACATCAACATTCTTGTTATCATTGCCG TAATTGGGACAATTGCTTTGAAGGACTATACAGAAGCTGCCTCGATTGTCTTTCTGTTCACCATTGCAGAGTGGCTCCAGTCTTCTGCAGGTTACAGG GCAAAAGCAGTGATGTCGTCGTTGATGAGCATGGCGCCCCAAAAAGCAGTCTTAGCAGAGAGTGGAGAAGTTGTGGATGTTGATGAGGTTAAGTTGAACACAATTCTTGCTGTTAAGGCTGGCGAAACTATACCGATTGATGGAATAGTTGTTGAAGGAAAAGCTGAAGTGGATGAGAAAACACTAACTGGAGAATCCTTTCCAGTTGCCAAAGAAAAGGACTCCACTGTTTGGGCAGGCACTATCAATCTTAATG GTTATATTAGCGTGAAAACTACATCATTGGCTGAAGATTGTGCGGTCGCCAAAATGGCAAAACTTGTCGAAGAGGCTCAAAACAGCAAAACCAGAACTCAAAGATTCATTGACAAATGTGCAATGTTCTATACCCCAG CGGTCCTGGTCATTTCTGTTTCTATCGCGGTGATTCCAGCTGCATTACATGTTCACAATTGGAGCAAGTGGTTTCACTTAGCTTTGGTTGTTTTAGTGAGCGGTTGTCCGTGCGCTCTCATCCTCTCTACACCCGTTGTGACTTTCTGCACGCTCACAAAAGCGGCAACATCTGGACTTCTGATCAAAGGAGGTGACTACATTGAGATTCTTGCTAAAGTCAAGATCATGGCTTTTGACAAAACTGGTACAATAACAaggggtgaatttgtggtgatGGATTTTCAATCTCTTCGTGATGACATTAGCTTGAACACATTGCTTTACTG GGTTTCAAGCATTGAGAGGAAGTCAAGTCATCCAATGGCAGATGCGCTGGTTGACTATGGAAGATCGTTTTCGGTTAAGCCTAACCCTGAAAGTGTGGAggagtttcaaaattttcccGGGGAAGGTATCCATGGGAGAATTGATGGACAAGATATCCACATTGGAAACAGAAAAATAGCTTTGAGAGCTGCTTGTGAAATAG TTCCAACAATTGAAGGTTCGAAAGGTGGGAAGACGATTGGATACATATACTCTGGGGGAGCCCCTGCTGGAGTCTTTACAATATCTGATGCTTGTCGATCTGGGGCTGCAGAGGCTCTCAAGGAGCTAAAGAAGTTAGGCATTAAAACAGCTATGCTCACAGGAGATAGTAATGCTGCCGCATTGCATACAAATGAGCAG CTTAAGCAAGCTCTCGAGGTAGTCCAGGCAGAACTTCTACCTGAAGACAAGGCAAGAATCATTAAAGAATTTAAAATGGAAGGAAACACAGCAATGGTTGGAGACGGGATCAATGATGCCGCTGCTTTAGCTACAGCCGATGTTGGTATCTCAATGGGCATTTCAGGATCAGCCCTTGCTCAAGAAACTGGGAATATAATTTTACTgtcaaatgacattaggaaactACCGAAAGCAGTCCAACTTGCGAGAAGAGCTAAAAGAAAAGTGATTGAGAATGTGGCTTTGTCCATCACTACTAAGGCGAGTATCCTTGCACTGGGATTTGCAGGGCATCCGCTTGTTTGGGCTGCAGTTCTTGCTGATGTCGGGACATGCATGCTTGTGATATTCAACAGCATGCTACTCTTACAAGGAACCAACAAGCATGGAGGGAAAACTTCTGCACCACATGGCCATAAACATGGAAGCCATGGACATAGCCATTCTCACAAAAGCCAACATTGTTGCTCGGACAGCAAACCCGTAAAAGCCTGTAAACCTCAAAAGTGTTCCTCGCAGAAATGCGGATCAGAGTGCCATCCTAGTCCCTTAAATTCAAGCTTTCCCTGTAAGCTTAAGTGCAGTGATGACTTACACGAGGCACGACACTGTGATGAAACAAGCTGCATCAAAGTCAGTCATGATCTCGAGTCACAGAATAAACACAATCATGGTTGTTTGAGTCATCATAATTTGAGCTCATGCGCAGAAGGTGATAAACTTCACGAGGCAAAACACTGCAATCATTCTGCTTCTTCTTTGGTGGAAATTCAAAAGTTGACAAGTAAAGGTCATTGCCACACGACCCACTGCGGCAAAGAGCACAGCAGAAATGAAGGTGATGGAGTCCATGAGGAAAAACACTGCAATTattctgcttttgctttgcaCGAAAGCGAAAAGTTGACAAGTAGTGTTCATTGCCACTCAagccactgtggaaaggagcaTGTTAGAAAGGAAGGTGATGCAATCCATGAGCCAAAACACTGCAACCATTCTACTTTTTCCTTGGAGGAAAGCAGAAAGTTGACAAGTACTGGTCATTGCCACTCAACTCAATGTGGCGAAGATCATATTCACAATGAATCGTTAGGAGAAACGTTTGCCACAAGATGTGATCATCAGCACCACCATAATCAAGATAAACAATCAGCCCCTCATCATACGACGACTGATGTTGTAGCGGGTTGCAACCACACAGAATCGGCTGCAACGAATTCTTGCATTGGCTCCCGGACAGCGGAAAAGGAAGCATGTTGCTCGGAATTAGTAGCAATTCATGCTTGTGTGTTGGAGAAAAGAGAAGTCGGTGGGTGCTGCAAAAGCTACATGAAGGAATGCTGTGGTGGTCATGGGCATATTGGTTCTAGCTTTCAGGGTTGTTTTTCAGAAATCACAATTGAATAG
- the LOC103439485 gene encoding cadmium/zinc-transporting ATPase HMA3-like isoform X2, with product MASTQGKEKPAAIKFQKSYFDVLGLCCSSEVPLIENILKPLEGVKDVSVIVPSRTVIVVHDSLLISQLQIVIGTIALKDYTEAASIVFLFTIAEWLQSSAGYRAKAVMSSLMSMAPQKAVLAESGEVVDVDEVKLNTILAVKAGETIPIDGIVVEGKAEVDEKTLTGESFPVAKEKDSTVWAGTINLNGYISVKTTSLAEDCAVAKMAKLVEEAQNSKTRTQRFIDKCAMFYTPAVLVISVSIAVIPAALHVHNWSKWFHLALVVLVSGCPCALILSTPVVTFCTLTKAATSGLLIKGGDYIEILAKVKIMAFDKTGTITRGEFVVMDFQSLRDDISLNTLLYWVSSIERKSSHPMADALVDYGRSFSVKPNPESVEEFQNFPGEGIHGRIDGQDIHIGNRKIALRAACEIVPTIEGSKGGKTIGYIYSGGAPAGVFTISDACRSGAAEALKELKKLGIKTAMLTGDSNAAALHTNEQLKQALEVVQAELLPEDKARIIKEFKMEGNTAMVGDGINDAAALATADVGISMGISGSALAQETGNIILLSNDIRKLPKAVQLARRAKRKVIENVALSITTKASILALGFAGHPLVWAAVLADVGTCMLVIFNSMLLLQGTNKHGGKTSAPHGHKHGSHGHSHSHKSQHCCSDSKPVKACKPQKCSSQKCGSECHPSPLNSSFPCKLKCSDDLHEARHCDETSCIKVSHDLESQNKHNHGCLSHHNLSSCAEGDKLHEAKHCNHSASSLVEIQKLTSKGHCHTTHCGKEHSRNEGDGVHEEKHCNYSAFALHESEKLTSSVHCHSSHCGKEHVRKEGDAIHEPKHCNHSTFSLEESRKLTSTGHCHSTQCGEDHIHNESLGETFATRCDHQHHHNQDKQSAPHHTTTDVVAGCNHTESAATNSCIGSRTAEKEACCSELVAIHACVLEKREVGGCCKSYMKECCGGHGHIGSSFQGCFSEITIE from the exons ATGGCTTCTACCCAGGGCAAAGAAAAGCCAGCAGCCATAAAGTTTCAGAAGAGCTACTTTGATGTGTTGGGGTTGTGCTGCTCATCAGAAGTTCCTCTGATAGAGAATATCCTCAAGCCTCTTGAAGGTGTGAAAGACGTTTCAGTGATTGTGCCTTCCAGAACTGTCATTGTTGTCCATGATAGCCTTCTCATTTCCCAGCTTCAAATCG TAATTGGGACAATTGCTTTGAAGGACTATACAGAAGCTGCCTCGATTGTCTTTCTGTTCACCATTGCAGAGTGGCTCCAGTCTTCTGCAGGTTACAGG GCAAAAGCAGTGATGTCGTCGTTGATGAGCATGGCGCCCCAAAAAGCAGTCTTAGCAGAGAGTGGAGAAGTTGTGGATGTTGATGAGGTTAAGTTGAACACAATTCTTGCTGTTAAGGCTGGCGAAACTATACCGATTGATGGAATAGTTGTTGAAGGAAAAGCTGAAGTGGATGAGAAAACACTAACTGGAGAATCCTTTCCAGTTGCCAAAGAAAAGGACTCCACTGTTTGGGCAGGCACTATCAATCTTAATG GTTATATTAGCGTGAAAACTACATCATTGGCTGAAGATTGTGCGGTCGCCAAAATGGCAAAACTTGTCGAAGAGGCTCAAAACAGCAAAACCAGAACTCAAAGATTCATTGACAAATGTGCAATGTTCTATACCCCAG CGGTCCTGGTCATTTCTGTTTCTATCGCGGTGATTCCAGCTGCATTACATGTTCACAATTGGAGCAAGTGGTTTCACTTAGCTTTGGTTGTTTTAGTGAGCGGTTGTCCGTGCGCTCTCATCCTCTCTACACCCGTTGTGACTTTCTGCACGCTCACAAAAGCGGCAACATCTGGACTTCTGATCAAAGGAGGTGACTACATTGAGATTCTTGCTAAAGTCAAGATCATGGCTTTTGACAAAACTGGTACAATAACAaggggtgaatttgtggtgatGGATTTTCAATCTCTTCGTGATGACATTAGCTTGAACACATTGCTTTACTG GGTTTCAAGCATTGAGAGGAAGTCAAGTCATCCAATGGCAGATGCGCTGGTTGACTATGGAAGATCGTTTTCGGTTAAGCCTAACCCTGAAAGTGTGGAggagtttcaaaattttcccGGGGAAGGTATCCATGGGAGAATTGATGGACAAGATATCCACATTGGAAACAGAAAAATAGCTTTGAGAGCTGCTTGTGAAATAG TTCCAACAATTGAAGGTTCGAAAGGTGGGAAGACGATTGGATACATATACTCTGGGGGAGCCCCTGCTGGAGTCTTTACAATATCTGATGCTTGTCGATCTGGGGCTGCAGAGGCTCTCAAGGAGCTAAAGAAGTTAGGCATTAAAACAGCTATGCTCACAGGAGATAGTAATGCTGCCGCATTGCATACAAATGAGCAG CTTAAGCAAGCTCTCGAGGTAGTCCAGGCAGAACTTCTACCTGAAGACAAGGCAAGAATCATTAAAGAATTTAAAATGGAAGGAAACACAGCAATGGTTGGAGACGGGATCAATGATGCCGCTGCTTTAGCTACAGCCGATGTTGGTATCTCAATGGGCATTTCAGGATCAGCCCTTGCTCAAGAAACTGGGAATATAATTTTACTgtcaaatgacattaggaaactACCGAAAGCAGTCCAACTTGCGAGAAGAGCTAAAAGAAAAGTGATTGAGAATGTGGCTTTGTCCATCACTACTAAGGCGAGTATCCTTGCACTGGGATTTGCAGGGCATCCGCTTGTTTGGGCTGCAGTTCTTGCTGATGTCGGGACATGCATGCTTGTGATATTCAACAGCATGCTACTCTTACAAGGAACCAACAAGCATGGAGGGAAAACTTCTGCACCACATGGCCATAAACATGGAAGCCATGGACATAGCCATTCTCACAAAAGCCAACATTGTTGCTCGGACAGCAAACCCGTAAAAGCCTGTAAACCTCAAAAGTGTTCCTCGCAGAAATGCGGATCAGAGTGCCATCCTAGTCCCTTAAATTCAAGCTTTCCCTGTAAGCTTAAGTGCAGTGATGACTTACACGAGGCACGACACTGTGATGAAACAAGCTGCATCAAAGTCAGTCATGATCTCGAGTCACAGAATAAACACAATCATGGTTGTTTGAGTCATCATAATTTGAGCTCATGCGCAGAAGGTGATAAACTTCACGAGGCAAAACACTGCAATCATTCTGCTTCTTCTTTGGTGGAAATTCAAAAGTTGACAAGTAAAGGTCATTGCCACACGACCCACTGCGGCAAAGAGCACAGCAGAAATGAAGGTGATGGAGTCCATGAGGAAAAACACTGCAATTattctgcttttgctttgcaCGAAAGCGAAAAGTTGACAAGTAGTGTTCATTGCCACTCAagccactgtggaaaggagcaTGTTAGAAAGGAAGGTGATGCAATCCATGAGCCAAAACACTGCAACCATTCTACTTTTTCCTTGGAGGAAAGCAGAAAGTTGACAAGTACTGGTCATTGCCACTCAACTCAATGTGGCGAAGATCATATTCACAATGAATCGTTAGGAGAAACGTTTGCCACAAGATGTGATCATCAGCACCACCATAATCAAGATAAACAATCAGCCCCTCATCATACGACGACTGATGTTGTAGCGGGTTGCAACCACACAGAATCGGCTGCAACGAATTCTTGCATTGGCTCCCGGACAGCGGAAAAGGAAGCATGTTGCTCGGAATTAGTAGCAATTCATGCTTGTGTGTTGGAGAAAAGAGAAGTCGGTGGGTGCTGCAAAAGCTACATGAAGGAATGCTGTGGTGGTCATGGGCATATTGGTTCTAGCTTTCAGGGTTGTTTTTCAGAAATCACAATTGAATAG
- the LOC103439485 gene encoding cadmium/zinc-transporting ATPase HMA3-like isoform X3, producing MIAFSFPSFKSAKAVMSSLMSMAPQKAVLAESGEVVDVDEVKLNTILAVKAGETIPIDGIVVEGKAEVDEKTLTGESFPVAKEKDSTVWAGTINLNGYISVKTTSLAEDCAVAKMAKLVEEAQNSKTRTQRFIDKCAMFYTPAVLVISVSIAVIPAALHVHNWSKWFHLALVVLVSGCPCALILSTPVVTFCTLTKAATSGLLIKGGDYIEILAKVKIMAFDKTGTITRGEFVVMDFQSLRDDISLNTLLYWVSSIERKSSHPMADALVDYGRSFSVKPNPESVEEFQNFPGEGIHGRIDGQDIHIGNRKIALRAACEIVPTIEGSKGGKTIGYIYSGGAPAGVFTISDACRSGAAEALKELKKLGIKTAMLTGDSNAAALHTNEQLKQALEVVQAELLPEDKARIIKEFKMEGNTAMVGDGINDAAALATADVGISMGISGSALAQETGNIILLSNDIRKLPKAVQLARRAKRKVIENVALSITTKASILALGFAGHPLVWAAVLADVGTCMLVIFNSMLLLQGTNKHGGKTSAPHGHKHGSHGHSHSHKSQHCCSDSKPVKACKPQKCSSQKCGSECHPSPLNSSFPCKLKCSDDLHEARHCDETSCIKVSHDLESQNKHNHGCLSHHNLSSCAEGDKLHEAKHCNHSASSLVEIQKLTSKGHCHTTHCGKEHSRNEGDGVHEEKHCNYSAFALHESEKLTSSVHCHSSHCGKEHVRKEGDAIHEPKHCNHSTFSLEESRKLTSTGHCHSTQCGEDHIHNESLGETFATRCDHQHHHNQDKQSAPHHTTTDVVAGCNHTESAATNSCIGSRTAEKEACCSELVAIHACVLEKREVGGCCKSYMKECCGGHGHIGSSFQGCFSEITIE from the exons ATGATAGCCTTCTCATTTCCCAGCTTCAAATCG GCAAAAGCAGTGATGTCGTCGTTGATGAGCATGGCGCCCCAAAAAGCAGTCTTAGCAGAGAGTGGAGAAGTTGTGGATGTTGATGAGGTTAAGTTGAACACAATTCTTGCTGTTAAGGCTGGCGAAACTATACCGATTGATGGAATAGTTGTTGAAGGAAAAGCTGAAGTGGATGAGAAAACACTAACTGGAGAATCCTTTCCAGTTGCCAAAGAAAAGGACTCCACTGTTTGGGCAGGCACTATCAATCTTAATG GTTATATTAGCGTGAAAACTACATCATTGGCTGAAGATTGTGCGGTCGCCAAAATGGCAAAACTTGTCGAAGAGGCTCAAAACAGCAAAACCAGAACTCAAAGATTCATTGACAAATGTGCAATGTTCTATACCCCAG CGGTCCTGGTCATTTCTGTTTCTATCGCGGTGATTCCAGCTGCATTACATGTTCACAATTGGAGCAAGTGGTTTCACTTAGCTTTGGTTGTTTTAGTGAGCGGTTGTCCGTGCGCTCTCATCCTCTCTACACCCGTTGTGACTTTCTGCACGCTCACAAAAGCGGCAACATCTGGACTTCTGATCAAAGGAGGTGACTACATTGAGATTCTTGCTAAAGTCAAGATCATGGCTTTTGACAAAACTGGTACAATAACAaggggtgaatttgtggtgatGGATTTTCAATCTCTTCGTGATGACATTAGCTTGAACACATTGCTTTACTG GGTTTCAAGCATTGAGAGGAAGTCAAGTCATCCAATGGCAGATGCGCTGGTTGACTATGGAAGATCGTTTTCGGTTAAGCCTAACCCTGAAAGTGTGGAggagtttcaaaattttcccGGGGAAGGTATCCATGGGAGAATTGATGGACAAGATATCCACATTGGAAACAGAAAAATAGCTTTGAGAGCTGCTTGTGAAATAG TTCCAACAATTGAAGGTTCGAAAGGTGGGAAGACGATTGGATACATATACTCTGGGGGAGCCCCTGCTGGAGTCTTTACAATATCTGATGCTTGTCGATCTGGGGCTGCAGAGGCTCTCAAGGAGCTAAAGAAGTTAGGCATTAAAACAGCTATGCTCACAGGAGATAGTAATGCTGCCGCATTGCATACAAATGAGCAG CTTAAGCAAGCTCTCGAGGTAGTCCAGGCAGAACTTCTACCTGAAGACAAGGCAAGAATCATTAAAGAATTTAAAATGGAAGGAAACACAGCAATGGTTGGAGACGGGATCAATGATGCCGCTGCTTTAGCTACAGCCGATGTTGGTATCTCAATGGGCATTTCAGGATCAGCCCTTGCTCAAGAAACTGGGAATATAATTTTACTgtcaaatgacattaggaaactACCGAAAGCAGTCCAACTTGCGAGAAGAGCTAAAAGAAAAGTGATTGAGAATGTGGCTTTGTCCATCACTACTAAGGCGAGTATCCTTGCACTGGGATTTGCAGGGCATCCGCTTGTTTGGGCTGCAGTTCTTGCTGATGTCGGGACATGCATGCTTGTGATATTCAACAGCATGCTACTCTTACAAGGAACCAACAAGCATGGAGGGAAAACTTCTGCACCACATGGCCATAAACATGGAAGCCATGGACATAGCCATTCTCACAAAAGCCAACATTGTTGCTCGGACAGCAAACCCGTAAAAGCCTGTAAACCTCAAAAGTGTTCCTCGCAGAAATGCGGATCAGAGTGCCATCCTAGTCCCTTAAATTCAAGCTTTCCCTGTAAGCTTAAGTGCAGTGATGACTTACACGAGGCACGACACTGTGATGAAACAAGCTGCATCAAAGTCAGTCATGATCTCGAGTCACAGAATAAACACAATCATGGTTGTTTGAGTCATCATAATTTGAGCTCATGCGCAGAAGGTGATAAACTTCACGAGGCAAAACACTGCAATCATTCTGCTTCTTCTTTGGTGGAAATTCAAAAGTTGACAAGTAAAGGTCATTGCCACACGACCCACTGCGGCAAAGAGCACAGCAGAAATGAAGGTGATGGAGTCCATGAGGAAAAACACTGCAATTattctgcttttgctttgcaCGAAAGCGAAAAGTTGACAAGTAGTGTTCATTGCCACTCAagccactgtggaaaggagcaTGTTAGAAAGGAAGGTGATGCAATCCATGAGCCAAAACACTGCAACCATTCTACTTTTTCCTTGGAGGAAAGCAGAAAGTTGACAAGTACTGGTCATTGCCACTCAACTCAATGTGGCGAAGATCATATTCACAATGAATCGTTAGGAGAAACGTTTGCCACAAGATGTGATCATCAGCACCACCATAATCAAGATAAACAATCAGCCCCTCATCATACGACGACTGATGTTGTAGCGGGTTGCAACCACACAGAATCGGCTGCAACGAATTCTTGCATTGGCTCCCGGACAGCGGAAAAGGAAGCATGTTGCTCGGAATTAGTAGCAATTCATGCTTGTGTGTTGGAGAAAAGAGAAGTCGGTGGGTGCTGCAAAAGCTACATGAAGGAATGCTGTGGTGGTCATGGGCATATTGGTTCTAGCTTTCAGGGTTGTTTTTCAGAAATCACAATTGAATAG